The proteins below are encoded in one region of Metabacillus dongyingensis:
- a CDS encoding sensor histidine kinase gives MKTIRSKLLLSFFAFVVLFNVVSVSIYFSSRTFLLEYDASFERFLLMNQISQNSNLLYEKTNAYVVEKNQTSIQEFHKVRHLLENSIIELETNKNSLDPIQLQKYINTIKNFVLECEMTVGFVIRDDIVQYTKHLREARKTSTYLQETTMSLIDLELTDYQSFFAGMEQRNESFKWFTFFLFNTTVLLAISFAIWFSKGINRPIQSLSRAANEISAGKFDGQPVHIESNDELKLLGNTFNTMRDNIRQHIIEMEEKSELDRLFKELELKHLQNQINPHFLFNTLNTVSRMAYLENAEDTSHLIDSVSSLLRYSLGDNKKSVLLRAEVDAVTDYFHIQQTRFGDRITFHKHVEDHCLEIEIPRLSLQPLVENSFIHGVEGKEEGGEISLHVYKEEQNTVVEIRDNGAGMSGEQINSLLTFSSSEYQLPHVGHSTGIGLINVIRRLQLFYRYDHVIEILSAPGKGTSIKLLLPKEGKLYERSDR, from the coding sequence ATGAAAACCATACGAAGTAAGCTGCTCCTTTCATTTTTTGCCTTTGTTGTTTTATTTAATGTAGTGTCTGTTTCTATTTATTTTAGCAGTCGAACTTTCTTGTTAGAGTATGATGCAAGTTTCGAACGTTTTTTATTAATGAATCAAATTTCGCAAAATTCAAATCTTCTATATGAAAAAACCAATGCTTATGTGGTTGAGAAAAATCAAACTTCCATTCAGGAGTTTCATAAGGTGCGCCATTTATTAGAAAATAGCATAATAGAACTGGAGACGAATAAAAATAGCCTAGACCCCATCCAACTCCAGAAATATATCAATACCATCAAGAATTTTGTATTAGAATGTGAGATGACGGTCGGATTTGTCATTCGTGATGACATTGTCCAATATACGAAACATCTGAGAGAAGCACGAAAGACTTCAACTTATTTACAAGAGACGACTATGTCTCTAATTGATTTAGAGTTAACAGACTATCAATCTTTCTTTGCAGGAATGGAACAGCGAAATGAATCATTCAAGTGGTTTACCTTTTTTCTGTTTAATACTACGGTCTTACTGGCCATTTCTTTTGCAATATGGTTTTCAAAGGGCATTAACCGTCCGATTCAAAGCCTATCTAGAGCAGCCAATGAAATATCTGCTGGAAAGTTTGATGGTCAACCCGTTCACATTGAATCCAATGATGAGTTAAAGCTCCTCGGAAATACGTTTAATACAATGCGTGACAATATCCGTCAGCACATCATTGAAATGGAAGAGAAATCAGAGCTTGACAGGTTGTTTAAAGAATTGGAACTAAAGCATCTGCAAAATCAGATTAATCCCCACTTTCTATTTAATACATTGAATACGGTTTCAAGGATGGCGTATCTCGAAAATGCAGAAGATACATCACATTTGATAGATTCTGTCTCTTCTTTATTACGGTACAGTTTAGGCGATAATAAAAAATCCGTATTGTTAAGGGCAGAGGTAGATGCCGTCACCGACTATTTTCACATCCAGCAAACCCGATTTGGCGATCGGATTACCTTTCATAAGCATGTAGAGGATCATTGTTTAGAGATTGAAATCCCGAGACTGTCCTTACAGCCCCTGGTTGAAAACTCCTTCATTCATGGGGTGGAGGGTAAAGAAGAAGGAGGGGAAATATCCCTTCACGTATATAAAGAGGAACAGAACACAGTTGTAGAGATAAGGGACAATGGCGCAGGGATGTCAGGGGAACAGATTAATTCTTTGTTAACCTTTTCATCCAGTGAATATCAACTTCCGCACGTAGGTCATTCTACAGGTATCGGTCTAATAAATGTGATTCGACGGCTTCAGCTGTTTTATCGATACGACCATGTTATAGAGATCTT
- a CDS encoding CDP-alcohol phosphatidyltransferase family protein — protein MLDSYARHTVQPVIDKGAKIFQSFSLSANTISWIAMLLGVGSGILFILGFPIASVLTLWISGYLDAVDGTLARMTKPSKWGNILDVTFDRVVEGTMIIALLFVHPDAYLPIVLDLAAILITVTAFLVTGNVITNIGEKGFHYNPGILERTEAFLFFSLMMLFPGALYELAWLFFVLLLITIIKHLRDVYVWLQNNYVD, from the coding sequence GTGCTGGATTCTTATGCGCGCCATACCGTTCAACCAGTAATTGATAAAGGCGCAAAAATATTCCAATCTTTCAGTTTATCTGCCAATACGATTTCTTGGATCGCTATGTTGTTGGGGGTAGGAAGCGGGATTTTATTTATTCTGGGGTTTCCCATAGCCTCCGTTTTAACCCTTTGGATATCAGGATATCTAGATGCTGTGGACGGCACGCTTGCCAGAATGACAAAGCCCTCTAAATGGGGAAATATTTTGGATGTCACGTTCGATCGGGTCGTTGAAGGGACAATGATTATTGCGCTTTTATTCGTCCATCCTGACGCTTATTTGCCGATTGTTCTAGATTTAGCAGCCATTCTTATTACGGTTACAGCGTTTCTCGTAACGGGCAATGTTATTACCAATATAGGAGAAAAAGGGTTCCATTATAACCCTGGGATCTTGGAACGTACGGAAGCGTTTCTGTTTTTTTCTTTGATGATGCTATTTCCAGGTGCGCTCTATGAGTTGGCATGGCTATTTTTTGTGCTCCTCCTTATCACCATAATTAAGCATCTTAGAGATGTGTATGTGTGGCTTCAAAATAACTATGTGGATTAA
- a CDS encoding ABC transporter permease produces MQRNGNKLKKGYAVMLALFIMFIFLPFLLLPVWSFTEHWRFPNLLPIPSLRTWHYVISAHSQVKAALLNSLGLALAVGLLSQVAAYPAARALGLYVKRWNKTIRFVLIAPLLLPGISIAIGVHVLFLHLGLSDRWIGVLLSHLIPAIPYSIYLLYAFYAGYDIGYEKQVRLLGASRLQTFRLVELPLLRSVLTLSFLFGFLISWSQYLFTVFIGGGNLITLPMLLFSTLTSGDYSLIGALCTVFVLPALVIVIFSSIEVKRDFYKGKEANDPNV; encoded by the coding sequence ATGCAGCGAAACGGCAATAAATTAAAAAAAGGCTACGCAGTAATGCTTGCCCTTTTTATAATGTTCATTTTTCTCCCTTTTCTACTTCTTCCGGTTTGGTCATTCACGGAGCATTGGAGATTCCCCAACCTACTTCCGATTCCTTCATTGCGAACTTGGCATTATGTAATTTCAGCGCACTCGCAAGTGAAGGCTGCTCTTTTAAACAGTTTGGGTTTGGCTCTAGCTGTTGGTTTGCTGTCTCAAGTGGCTGCATATCCGGCCGCTCGTGCATTGGGGCTTTACGTAAAAAGATGGAATAAAACGATTCGGTTTGTGCTTATAGCTCCCCTATTGCTCCCCGGCATTTCCATTGCGATAGGCGTTCATGTTTTGTTCCTTCATTTAGGCTTATCTGATAGATGGATTGGGGTGCTGTTGTCACACTTGATTCCGGCTATTCCTTACTCAATTTATTTGTTGTACGCATTTTATGCCGGATACGATATCGGATACGAAAAGCAGGTTCGTTTACTCGGTGCGAGCAGATTGCAAACGTTCAGGCTGGTCGAGCTGCCGCTGCTGCGTTCGGTTTTAACGCTCAGCTTCTTGTTTGGCTTTTTAATATCTTGGAGCCAATATCTCTTTACCGTTTTTATTGGAGGCGGCAATTTAATTACGCTCCCGATGTTGCTATTTAGTACGCTAACGAGCGGCGACTATTCGCTTATTGGTGCCTTATGCACGGTGTTTGTCCTGCCTGCGCTCGTCATTGTCATTTTCAGCTCTATCGAAGTGAAGAGGGATTTCTACAAAGGGAAGGAGGCGAATGATCCAAATGTCTGA
- a CDS encoding DUF3231 family protein, which produces MNVNELGFLWYLQSSSNMINLLLKYLSETSEDTDLRNILNEIYEISTYQEQEATQLLSEEGYKDTPFFREDDIYSSTTKLFSDQLIIEILKHITSNGLRALAVQYVELTDYKVKNFYKKLLNDVIQIDFSLLKLLNDKDLLQNNSFSYKKADERDGKLFKVASTQKRPLNAVELANMFSSLQCNNVGVALCIGFSEVAEDMDTKKFILEGKKLAFHQSASLSDIYRENGIPTTTGLEAHVNKVQESPFSDKLMANLIMFLNPVGISNLQNAVVSSYKKDHIESLKELIKMVEDYSEKGLKLLIRKNWFNEPPVSNWSHK; this is translated from the coding sequence ATGAACGTAAATGAATTAGGTTTCCTTTGGTACTTACAATCAAGTTCAAACATGATCAATTTATTATTAAAATATCTTAGTGAAACTTCTGAGGATACTGATTTAAGGAATATTTTAAATGAAATATATGAAATCTCTACATATCAAGAACAAGAGGCAACTCAATTATTGTCTGAAGAAGGTTATAAAGATACACCGTTCTTCAGGGAAGATGATATATATAGTTCAACAACAAAGCTATTTTCAGACCAATTAATTATAGAAATCTTAAAGCATATAACGAGTAATGGATTGCGAGCGCTTGCAGTTCAATATGTTGAATTAACAGATTATAAAGTTAAAAATTTTTATAAAAAACTACTCAATGATGTAATTCAAATAGACTTTTCTTTATTAAAATTGCTTAATGATAAAGATTTATTACAAAATAATTCCTTCTCTTACAAAAAAGCAGATGAAAGGGATGGGAAACTATTCAAAGTTGCATCAACTCAGAAACGGCCACTTAATGCGGTAGAATTGGCAAATATGTTCAGTTCCCTTCAATGTAACAATGTTGGAGTTGCTCTATGTATCGGTTTTTCTGAAGTTGCAGAGGATATGGACACAAAGAAATTTATACTAGAAGGGAAAAAGTTAGCATTTCATCAATCAGCCTCTTTATCCGATATCTATAGAGAAAATGGAATTCCAACTACAACCGGACTAGAGGCTCACGTTAATAAAGTACAGGAATCACCTTTTTCAGATAAATTAATGGCAAACTTAATAATGTTCCTCAATCCAGTAGGTATAAGCAATCTACAAAATGCAGTGGTATCCAGTTATAAAAAGGATCATATAGAATCTTTAAAGGAACTAATCAAGATGGTTGAAGACTACTCAGAGAAAGGGCTGAAGTTATTAATTAGGAAAAATTGGTTTAATGAACCACCTGTATCTAATTGGTCACATAAATAA
- a CDS encoding sugar-binding protein — MKFKRWFYLFLFLLFMINLFFMLIYGKKTFEAQDPVKPPHRYDYHFALISEEIDNEYWRIIEKGARDAAEKYNVYLEYLGPKQADNIEQLKFMDKTITGKVDGIIIQGIAHSYFYQLTNKAFERGIEIVTVDTDVADSERKAFVGSDNYMAGVQAGSAMIDDTKGDQYVGIVTGRLDALNQQLRIKGFKDAIKKENRIKLVDIEVSNITKSGALQATYDLLKKHPHINAFYGTSALDGSGIAQVVNQFKLKQRTYIIGFDILPQTLHLLEEGSIDASVVQYPYEMGYQSVEALLQLKTGDESKTLHHTLTRVIHRNDIQDFYEKGTVYENHTK; from the coding sequence ATGAAATTTAAACGTTGGTTTTATCTTTTTTTATTTCTACTTTTTATGATCAATCTCTTCTTTATGCTAATTTACGGAAAAAAAACATTTGAAGCACAGGATCCGGTAAAACCACCTCATCGATATGACTATCATTTCGCTTTAATATCGGAAGAAATAGACAATGAATACTGGAGGATAATAGAAAAAGGAGCGAGAGATGCAGCTGAAAAATACAACGTTTATTTGGAATATCTAGGCCCTAAACAGGCTGACAACATTGAACAGTTAAAGTTTATGGATAAGACTATTACTGGTAAGGTAGATGGAATCATCATTCAAGGGATTGCTCATTCGTATTTTTACCAGCTCACAAACAAAGCATTTGAACGGGGGATAGAGATTGTGACTGTTGATACGGATGTCGCTGACAGTGAGCGGAAGGCATTTGTCGGTTCAGATAATTATATGGCAGGAGTACAGGCAGGGAGCGCTATGATCGACGACACAAAGGGAGATCAATATGTTGGAATTGTAACCGGAAGATTGGATGCTTTGAACCAACAGCTTCGTATAAAAGGGTTCAAGGATGCAATTAAAAAGGAAAACCGTATAAAACTGGTTGATATTGAAGTATCCAATATTACAAAGAGCGGAGCACTTCAAGCTACATATGATTTATTGAAGAAGCACCCTCATATAAATGCTTTTTATGGGACTAGTGCTCTTGATGGTTCTGGGATTGCCCAAGTGGTCAATCAGTTTAAATTAAAGCAGAGGACGTATATTATTGGTTTTGATATTTTGCCGCAAACACTTCATCTATTGGAAGAAGGCTCTATAGATGCATCAGTTGTCCAATACCCATATGAAATGGGATATCAATCAGTTGAAGCATTGCTTCAGTTAAAAACTGGAGATGAAAGTAAAACACTACATCATACCCTGACTCGGGTAATCCATCGTAACGACATTCAAGACTTCTATGAGAAGGGAACTGTATATGAAAACCATACGAAGTAA
- a CDS encoding ABC transporter permease has protein sequence MFYSKSKPIRLLITAGMLFPALFIVGGSFIAGLIICGIQSLDFFPLIGKRTLSLHAYIGIFQSVVFYRSLIFSLGISLVATVLAALIAVILALWLRKYVRKGGWLYFLLQFNLPVPHVVGAIAILILFGQSGLISRLVYWAGFIQQPSQFPIWVTDQFGTGIVLEYIWKEVPFIAVSILSILKSWTVPYEKQLQLLGANRWQRWRFVTFPFMLPALLSSSIIVFAYTFGSFEVPYILGSVSMPTLPILAYQAYLNPDLTYRPEAMAINTIITIISMILIILYIKWGGGYAAKRQ, from the coding sequence ATGTTTTATTCCAAAAGTAAACCTATAAGGCTGCTAATTACGGCCGGTATGCTCTTTCCTGCCCTTTTTATTGTGGGCGGATCGTTTATCGCAGGGCTTATCATTTGTGGTATTCAAAGCCTGGATTTCTTCCCTCTAATCGGGAAAAGAACATTATCATTGCATGCATATATAGGAATATTTCAATCTGTCGTATTTTATCGTTCACTCATTTTTTCGTTGGGGATATCCTTGGTTGCAACAGTTCTTGCGGCTTTGATTGCGGTTATTCTTGCCCTCTGGCTGCGGAAATATGTTAGGAAAGGTGGATGGCTTTATTTCTTGTTGCAATTCAATCTGCCGGTCCCGCATGTTGTAGGAGCAATTGCCATATTGATTCTCTTTGGACAAAGTGGATTGATTTCTCGTTTAGTTTACTGGGCAGGATTCATTCAGCAGCCTTCCCAGTTTCCGATTTGGGTTACCGATCAGTTTGGTACTGGAATTGTGCTGGAATATATTTGGAAGGAAGTTCCATTTATTGCGGTATCCATACTTAGTATTTTAAAGTCCTGGACGGTTCCTTATGAAAAGCAGCTGCAACTGCTCGGAGCAAACCGATGGCAAAGATGGAGGTTCGTCACGTTTCCTTTCATGCTGCCTGCATTGCTGTCTTCATCGATTATCGTGTTTGCCTATACGTTCGGATCGTTCGAAGTTCCCTACATATTAGGTTCAGTGAGTATGCCTACACTGCCAATACTGGCTTATCAAGCCTATCTCAATCCGGATCTTACATATCGGCCGGAGGCTATGGCCATCAATACGATCATTACGATAATAAGCATGATTCTAATTATTTTATATATAAAATGGGGGGGAGGCTATGCAGCGAAACGGCAATAA
- a CDS encoding ABC transporter ATP-binding protein has translation MSDPFIQITDVSFQYEQKKPFSLAKQSFALEKGKLLMILGPSGSGKSTLLQIIAGILSPNQGSILMEGKPIQHLPPEKRNLSMIFQKPYLLPFLGVGANVEIGLKLKGLPSRERKMKTEQILNEVGLKGFYNRPLSSLSGGQEQRVALARSLVIEPQLLLLDEPFSQLDPLLRKQMGRWLSDMKRTWDIPMIMVTHDREEALTLGDQFLILREGIAQQSGTLENIYYEPANKWVANFMGVDNVVDGMKSGTKVTTFMGDLEIHPNCANVRDGPVRIALRSEWLQLDSTSPIKATIEGSAFRGEYTEVKARVSGEMVVIKQLGFSAYERGMETGIRLTIPNVWCLQKEMV, from the coding sequence ATGTCTGATCCATTTATTCAGATTACCGATGTTTCATTCCAATACGAACAAAAAAAGCCCTTTTCTCTGGCCAAGCAATCTTTTGCCCTTGAGAAAGGAAAGCTGCTTATGATACTAGGACCGTCAGGCAGTGGAAAATCAACGCTGCTTCAGATTATTGCCGGTATATTAAGCCCGAACCAGGGAAGTATCCTAATGGAAGGGAAACCGATTCAACATCTTCCTCCAGAAAAAAGGAATCTGTCCATGATTTTTCAGAAACCGTATTTACTTCCTTTTCTAGGGGTCGGAGCGAATGTGGAGATTGGACTTAAACTAAAAGGTTTACCTTCCCGGGAGCGCAAAATGAAAACCGAACAAATTCTGAATGAAGTCGGTTTGAAGGGATTTTATAACCGTCCGTTATCTTCCCTTTCCGGCGGACAAGAACAGCGTGTGGCGTTAGCAAGATCGCTTGTCATCGAGCCGCAACTTTTGTTGCTGGACGAACCCTTCAGTCAGCTGGATCCTTTGCTTCGCAAACAAATGGGGCGCTGGCTAAGCGATATGAAGAGAACGTGGGATATTCCGATGATTATGGTCACACATGATCGGGAAGAAGCCTTGACACTGGGAGATCAGTTCTTAATTCTCAGAGAAGGTATCGCACAGCAGTCGGGGACACTTGAAAACATCTATTACGAGCCAGCCAACAAATGGGTAGCGAATTTCATGGGAGTTGACAATGTTGTGGACGGAATGAAAAGCGGAACAAAGGTGACAACGTTTATGGGTGATCTAGAGATCCATCCAAATTGTGCAAACGTGCGGGATGGTCCGGTTCGTATTGCTCTTCGATCGGAATGGCTCCAACTGGACTCAACATCACCGATTAAAGCCACGATAGAGGGCAGTGCTTTTCGTGGAGAATATACAGAAGTGAAGGCCCGTGTAAGCGGAGAAATGGTCGTGATTAAGCAACTTGGCTTTTCCGCTTATGAACGAGGGATGGAAACAGGAATTCGCCTGACAATCCCAAATGTTTGGTGTCTTCAAAAGGAGATGGTGTAA